ACTATTTTTTTATCTTTCAATAGTTCTAAATCATTTTGAATACTTTCATCAAATGCTTCAACTGTTGATGAACTTAAAAAAGTTATATATTCTATTTCATCTAAAATTTTCGCTACCTCATCTTTTGAATGAATATCTTTTCCTGTTTTATAAGCTACTAGTTTTTCAAAATTTCTTCCGTAATCTTTTGTCCATTTTTCACAATTAGCTGGAGAAATATCCGATGTTACAAATAAAATTTTATCCCCTTCTTCTGTATAATTAACAACTTCTTTAGCTAATTCTAATCCCATATATTTTTCTGGAATAAAATCTGGTATTATTTTATAATCTCTTAATAGTTCGTCTGTTTTAGCCCCTACTACACCAACTTTTAAATGACCTAAAGATCTTATATCTTTTATATTCTCCATAAAATATTTAACCCCATTTGGTGAGTTAAATAAAATTGCACTGTAATCTTTTAATTTTTTTTCATCAAAATTATAAGCATTTTCTATTTTAATAAAAGGTAACTCTCTTACTATTGCTCCTTTTATTCTTAATTTTTCACTAAACTCTCCAGACTGATTATTATCTCTCGTTACTAAAACTCTTTTTCCTGAAAGAGGTTGATTTTCAAACCATTTAAATGTTTCTCTCATATTTACAACATCACCTATTATTGTAATCGCTGGAGGAACTATTTTTTCTTTTTTAGATTTTTCTACAATATCTTCTAGGGTTCCTACTGTAACTCTTTGATTTTCACTTGTTCCTTTTTCTATTATAGCAACTGGAGTTTTTGAATTTTTACCATTTTTTATTAAATCGCCTGTTATTAAATCTAAATTTTTAATTCCCATTAAAAAAACAAGAGTTCCATCTAATTTGGCTATTGTTGAAAAATCATGCCATTGACCATTTTCCATCGTATGCCCT
Above is a window of Candidatus Cetobacterium colombiensis DNA encoding:
- the cobA gene encoding uroporphyrinogen-III C-methyltransferase translates to MVNNKMGKVYIIGAGCGNIDLLTLKGKRCIEEADCVVYDRLIDPKVLKLAKKDAEMIYLGKGNTEGGLIQDEINKTLAKKALEGKIVARVKGGDPFVFGRGGEEIEEIVKYSIPFEIVPGISSSIAVPEYAGIPVTHRGLARSFHVFTGHTMENGQWHDFSTIAKLDGTLVFLMGIKNLDLITGDLIKNGKNSKTPVAIIEKGTSENQRVTVGTLEDIVEKSKKEKIVPPAITIIGDVVNMRETFKWFENQPLSGKRVLVTRDNNQSGEFSEKLRIKGAIVRELPFIKIENAYNFDEKKLKDYSAILFNSPNGVKYFMENIKDIRSLGHLKVGVVGAKTDELLRDYKIIPDFIPEKYMGLELAKEVVNYTEEGDKILFVTSDISPANCEKWTKDYGRNFEKLVAYKTGKDIHSKDEVAKILDEIEYITFLSSSTVEAFDESIQNDLELLKDKKIVSIGPVTTKTLNELGYNVALEAKVYDVDGVIDVIGEE